The genomic region AGCGTCAGTGAAGCGCGCGGGGGCGGCCGCGACAAGAGCGCGCCCGCCCCTCCAGGGTTTTCCCTACGTCGGTCAGCTCGGGGCGCGGATGAGCTGCTCGTCGCGCGGGTTCACGTCGCGCAGCAGGCAGGTCAGCCGGGCCGTGCACACCCTTTTGTCGCTTTCGTCCGTGATGACGATTTCGTACGTGGCGGTCGAGCGCCCCCGGTGCACCGGCGTGGCCACGCCGGTGACGAGGCCGGAGCGTACGCCGCGGTGGTGGGTGCAGTTCAGGTCGACGCCCACGGCGATCTTGGAGCTGCCGCCGTGCAGCATCGAGCCGACCGAGCCGAGCGTCTCGGCCAGCACCGCGGAGGCGCCGCCGTGCAGCAGCCCGTAGGGCTGGGTGTTGCCCTCGACCGGCATCGTCCCGACGACCCGGTCCGCCGACGCCTCGACGATCTGGACGCCCATCCGGGTCCCGAGGTGGCCCGCGGAGAACAGGGCCAAGAGGTCCACGCCGAGAGCGGCGTACTCGTCGATGACCTCCTGCGGGAACTTCACATGCTGCTGCTCACCCATGGGGCCCGGTCTCCGTTCGTCCAGATCATGCGGTTACCACTGTGGCTGAGCAAACGCTCAGTCGGTCGCCGATTGTTCCAGACGCACCACGACGGACTTGCTGGCCGGGGTGTTACTGGTGTCCGCCGTGGCATCCAGCGGCACCAGTACGTTGGTCTCCGGGTAGTAGGCGGCGGCGCAGCCCCGGGCCGTCGGGTAGTGCACGACGCGGAACCCGGGCGCCCTGCGCTCCACGCCGTCCTTCCACTCACCGACCAGGTCGACGTACTCGCCGTCCGCCAGCTTCAGGGCCCGCGCGTCCTCGGGGTTGACCAGCACCACGCGGCGGCCGTTCTTGATGCCCCGGTAACGGTCGTCGAGGCCGTAGACCGTGGTGTTGTACTGGTCGTGCGAGCGCAGCGTCTGGAGCAGCAGGCGGCCCTCGGGCAGCTCCGGGTACTCCACGGGCGCGGCGGTGAAGTTGGCCTTGCCGGTGGCCGTGGGGAAGCGCCGCTCGTCACGCGGGGCGTGCGGGAGAGTGAAGCCGCCGGGGCGGGCCACGCGCGCGTTGAAGTCCTCGAAGCCGGGGATCACGCGCGCGATGCGGTCCCGGATCGTCGCGTAGTCCTTCTCGAACTCCTCCCAGGGCGTGGCGCTGTTCTCGCCCAGCACGCGACGGGCCAGGCGGCAGACGATGGCAGTCTCGGACAGCAGGTGCCGGCTCGCGGGCTCCAGCCGGCCCCGGGAGGCGTGCACCATGCCCATCGAGTCCTCGACGGTCACGAACTGCTCGCCGCTGCCCTGGAGGTCCCGCTCGGTGCGGCCGAGGGTCGGGAGGATCAGGGCACGCGCGCCCGTGACCGCGTGCGAGCGGTTCAGCTTCGTCGACACGTGCACGGTCAGCCGGGCCCGCCGCATGGCCGCCTCGGTGACCTCCGTGTCCGGGGAAGCGGAGACGAAGTTGCCGCCCATGGCGAAGAAGACCTTCGCCTCACCGTCGCGCAGGGCGCGGATGGCGCGTACGACGTCGAAGCCGTGCTCGCGCGGCGGGGCGAAGCCGAACTCCTTCTCCAGGGCGTCCAGGAACGCCGGGGCGGGGCGCTCGAAGATGCCCATCGTGCGGTCGCCCTGCACGTTCGAGTGGCCGCGCACCGGGCACACGCCCGCGCCCGGGCGGCCGATGTTGCCACGCAGGAGAAGGAAGTTGACCACTTCCTTGATCGTCGGTACCGAGTGCTTGTGCTGGGTGAGCCCCATCGCCCAGCAGACGATGGTCCGCTCGGAGGCGAGGACCATCCGGAGGGCCTTCTCGATGTCCTCCCGGGTCAGGCCGGTCGCCGCGAGCGTCTCGTCCCAGTCGGCGGCGCGGGCGGCCGCGGCGAACTCCTCGTACCCGTGCGTGTGCTCCCGCACGAACGCCTCGTCGACCGCGCCCTCCGTCTCGACGATCAGCTTGTTGAGGAGACGGAACAGGGCCTGGTCGCCGCCGATGCGGATCTGGAGGAACAGGTCGGTCAGCGCGGCACCCTTGAGCATGCCCTGCGGGGTCTGCGGGTTCTTGAAACGCTCCAGGCCCGCCTCGGGCAGCGGGTTGACGCTGATGATCCTCGCCCCGTTGTCCTTGGCCCTCTCCAGGGCGGACAGCATGCGCGGGTGGTTCGTCCCCGGGTTCTGGCCGGCGACGATGATCAGGTCGGCCTTGTAGAGGTCCTCCAGCAGGACGCTGCCCTTGCCGATGCCGATCGTCTCCGACAGGGCCGAGCCGGACGACTCGTGGCACATGTTCGAGCAGTCGGGCAGGTTGTTCGTGCCGAGCTCGCGGGCGAACAGCTGGTACAGGAACGCGGCCTCGTTGCTGGTGCGGCCCGAGGTGTAGAAGACGGCCTCGTCCGGGGAGCCGAGGGCGGCGATCTCCTCGGCGATGATGTCGAAGGCGCGCTCCCAGGTCACTGGCTCGTAGTGCGTGCCGCCTTCGGGGAGATGGACGGGGTGGGTGAGGCGCCCCTGCTGGCCCAGCCAGTAGCCGCTGCGCCCGGCCAGGTCGGCGACCGGGTGCGCGGCGAAGAACTCGGGCGTGACCCGGCGCAGCGTGGCCTCCTCGGCGACGGCCTTCGCGCCGTTCTCGCAGAACTCCGCCTTGTGCCGGTGCTCCGGCTCCGGCCAGGCACAGCCGGGGCAGTCGAAGCCGTCTTTCTGGTTCACGCTCAGCAGCGTCAGCGCCGTGCGCTTCACACCCATCTGCTGCTGGGCGACCCGCAGCGTGTGCCCGATCGCGGGCAGGCCCGCTGCCGCGTGCTTCGGCCCGGCGACCTGCGGCGCGTCCTGAACCGGATCACTCTTGGGCGGCTTCGTCGCCATCGCACGCTCCTCTTCCACTGCACTGTGAGGTACATCTCCGATCCTCCCACGCGGCGGTGACACCCGGTGGGGGAGGGCTGGGGGCGACGGCCCGCCCCGGCGCATGCGCGGTCGGAGCCGGGGCCGGGGCCGAGTGTCAGTGGGGCGTGGCAGGATCGGGGGCGTGGCAGAGACAGCATCGAAGACGACCGACCAGACCTCCGGCGGCAGCCGCCCGCGACTGATGCTCATGGACGGGCACTCGCTGGCCTACCGAGCGTTCTTCGCGCTGCCCGCGGAGAACTTCACCACCGCGACGGGCCAGCCGACGAACGCGATCTACGGCTTCGCGTCGATGCTGGCCAACACGCTGCGCGACGAGGCGCCCACGCACTTCGCGGTCGCCTTCGACGTCTCCCGCAAGACCTGGCGGTCGCAGGAGTTCACGGAGTACAAGGCGAACCGCTCCAAGACCCCCGACGAGTTCAAGGGCCAGGTCGAGCTGATCTGCGAGCTCCTCGACGCGATGGGCGCCGCCCGCTTCGCGGTCGACGGCTTCGAGGCGGACGACGTCATCGCCACCCTCGCCACACAGGCCGAGGCCGAGGGCTTCGAGGTGCTGATCGTCACCGGCGACCGGGACTCCTTCCAGCTGGTCAGCGAGCACACGACCGTGCTGTACCCGACCAAGGGCGTCTCCGAGCTGACCCGCTTCACCCCCGAGAAGGTCTTCGAGAAGTACGGGTTGACGCCCGCGCAGTACCCGGACTTCGCGGCCCTGCGCGGCGACCCCTCCGACAACCTTCCCGGCATCCCCGGCGTCGGCGAGAAGACCGCCGCGAAGTGGATCAACCAGTTCGGCTCCTTCGCGGAGCTCGTCGAGCGCGTGGACGAGGTCAAGGGCAAGGCCGGGCAGAACCTCCGCGATCACCTGGAGGCCGTCAAGCTCAACCGCCGGCTCACGGAGCTGGAGCGCCGGGTCGAGCTGCCCAAGGGCGTCGCCGAGCTGGAGCGGACCGCGTACGACCGCAAGGCCGTCGCGATGGTCCTGGACACCCTGGAGATCCGCAACCCCTCGCTGCGCGAGCGGCTGTTCGCCGTCGACCCCGGCGCCGAGGAGGCCGAGACCACCCCCATCAGCACGGACGGCGTGCAGCTGGACGGCACGGTGCTCGGCACGGGCGAGCTGGCCGGCTGGCTCACCGAGCACGGCACCCAGCCCCTCGGCGTCGCCACGGTCGACGCCTGGGCGCTGGGCACGGGCTCGGTGGCCGAGGTCGCGCTCGCCGCGCCCGGCGGAGCGGCCGCCTGGTTCGACCCCTCCCAGCTGGACGAGGCCGACGAGACGGCCTTCGCGGCCTGGCTCGCCGACGCCGGGCGGCCCAAGATCTTCCACAACGCCAAGGGCGCCATGCGCGTCTTCGCCGAGCACGGCTGGAGCGTCGAGGGCGTGCGCATGGACACCGCGCTCGCCGCCTACCTGGTCAAGCCCGGCCGCCGCTCCTTCGACCTGGACGCGCTGTCCCTGGAGTACCTGCACCGCGAGCTGGCCCCCGCCGCCGCGGCCGACGGGCAGCTCGCCTTCGGCGCGGACGATGGTGCCGAGGCCGAGGCCCTGATGATCCAGGCCCGCGCCGTCCTCGACCTGGGCGAGGCCTTCGAGAGCCGGCTGGAGGACGTCGGCGCCGCCGACCTGCTGCGCGACATGGAGCTGCCCACGTCCGCGCTGCTCGCCCGCATGGAGCGGCACGGCATCGCCGCCGACCGGCCGCACCTGGAGGCCATGGAGCAGATGTTCGCCGGTGCCGTCCAGCAGGCGGTGAAGGAGGCCCACGCGGCAGCCGGGCACGAGTTCAACCTGGGCTCGCCCAAGCAGCTCCAGGAGGTCCTCTTCGGCGAGCTGGCGCTGCCCAGGACGAAGCGCACGAAGACCGGCTACACCACGGACGCCGACGCCCTCGCCTGGCTCGCCACGCAGACGGACAACGAGCTGCCGGTGATCATGCTCCGCCACCGCGAGCAGGCCAAGCTCCGCGTCACCGTCGAGGGCCTGATCAAGACGATCGCCGCGGACGGCCGGATCCACACCACGTTCAACCAGACGGTCGCCGCCACCGGCCGCCTGTCCTCGACCGACCCGAACCTCCAGAACATCCCCGTCCGCACCGACGAGGGCCGCGCGATCCGCCGGGGCTTCGTCGTCGGCGAGGGCTTCGAGTCCCTGATGACGGCCGACTACAGCCAGATCGAGCTGCGCGTGATGGCCCACCTCTCCGAGGACGAGGGCCTGATCGAGGCGTTCACCTCCGGCGAGGACCTGCACACCACGGCCGCCTCCCAGGTCTTCGCGGTCGAGCCGGACGCCGTGGACGCCGAGATGCGCCGCAAGATCAAGGCCATGTCGTACGGCCTTGCCTACGGTCTCTCGGCCTTCGGCCTCTCCCAGCAGCTGAACATCGAGGCGGCGGAGGCCCGTGCCCTGATGGACGCCTACTTCGAGCGGTTCGGCGGCGTGCGGGACTATCTGCGCCGTGCGGTCGACGAGGCCCGGGCGACGGGCTACACGGCGACGCTCTTCGGACGCCGCCGCTACCTCCCCGACCTCAACAGCGACAACCGCCAGCGCCGCGAGGCGGCCGAGCGGATGGCCCTCAACGCGCCCATCCAGGGCACGGCGGCCGACATCGTCAAGATCGCCATGCTCAAGGTGGACAGCGCGCTGAAGGACGCCGGGCTCGCCTCCCGCATGCTGCTCCAGGTCCACGACGAAATCGTGCTGGAGATCGCCCCCGGGGAGCGGGCCGCCGCCGAGGAGCTCGTCCGCCGCGAGATGGCGAACGCCGTCCACCTCCGCGTCCCCCTGGGCGTCTCGGTGGGCGCGGGCCCGGACTGGGAGTCGGCGGCGCACTAGTTGGGAGCGCTGCGCGCCGCTCCGGAGCGGCGCGCCGAGCAGCTCCGGAGGAGACGAGGCGGGGTGCCGTCGGCCGAGCCGGAGCCGGCGCACCCCCGTCGGCCCGCCACCCCGGCCCCGCGGAACCCCGCGGAAACCATCACTCGCGTGGCCCCCGAGAAAGGGCCCCCGCCCCCGGCGGTCGGAAAGATGCGGGCATGGGTATACGCACGTTCCTCCGTCGCAGGGCCCCAGGCGTGGCACCCCCGCCGGTCCCGCCCTTCGCGGCCGCCGCGAGCACGGTCCGCGTCCCCGCCACCCTCACCGCGGTCCTGCGCCACACGACGGCGGGCCTCCGGCGGCGCCTGGCCGACCGCTGGCGGCCGGCCGATCCCACGCGCGCCGCCGAGGTGCCCGCCGCGACCGGTCGCACCGGCGCCGTCGACGTGACGGCCGTCCCGGGTCTCACCGGCGCCGGCGACGTGTCCGCCGTCCTCGGGCACACCGGGGGCACAGCCCCTGCCGTCCGGCACCCAGGCGGTGCCGACCGCGCCGGCAGGACCGGCCGCCCTTGGGCGGACCTGGCCCGCAGCTACCTGACGCTCGTCCTCACCCTGCTCCCACGGCCCCGCCCTGCGCACACCACCATCACGGTGTACATCACGACGACCGAGCCCCTCAGTGAGCGGCCGACCGGCTCGGCTCCGCGTCATCGACGCGGCCAGGACCGCCCGGGGCCGGGCCCGGAGCCGGACGCCACGCCCTGACGCCCACGGCGTACAGCAGCAGCGCCGGGACGAGCCCCGCGCCCGCCCCGAAGCACACCGTCGGAATGATCTCCCACGGTTTCGCGCTCGAACCCCAGTAGGCCCACCACCGCGACGCCCGCTGCACCGCCCCCACCAGCGCGAGGCCGCCGATCACCGCACCGGCCAGCCACCGGTCCCGTACCGACAGCGCCGGGACCCCCACCGGCTCGCGCTCCGGCGCCCGCCGCACGGCCTGCGCCACGAACACGGCGATCACGACAGCGGCCACCGCCGAACCGCCGTACTGCAAGTACCAGTACAGCGGTGAACCCGCCACCTCCCGGCCCAGCACCGGGAACAGCCGCATCCCCCACCGGTCGAGGTGCGTGAACGCGTCCCACACCACGTGTGTCAGCGCGCCGAGCACCGCGGACACGTACCACCGCAGCACCAGGGACGGCCGCACACGCGCGCGTGGCGCCCCGCACCGCACCAGCGTGGAGACCCGCCCCTGCCGGGCCCGCGGCAGCAGCGCCACCAGCGGTTCGCGCACCACCAGCCACAGCCCCACCAGCGCCCAGGCGATGAGCACATCGACCGTGAACACACCCGGGAACGAGTGCGTGACGTCACCGAACTCCATCGCCCCGGACACCGCACTCGCCGCGTAATAGGTCATGTCGGGCGCGAAGGAACCCGCCACGAGCACGGCGGGCACCAGCGGGCCCCGGCCGGTTCCGTCGGCGCGTACGGCGGGCAGTACGGCTGCCGCGTGGCTCAGCGTGAACGGCAACTCGGCTCCTCGTGACGGTCGTTGCCAGGGCGATCGGAGCGCCCAGTATGCGGGATGCCGAACACCGGCCGACCACCGCGCTCACCGCATGACCAACCGGTGAAAAACGGGCACGAACGGGTGCCCGAGCAAAGGAAGTTGTCGTAGGGTCGCCAGGGTCACCGTGCCGGTGGCAGGAGACAGGCCCGTGGGGGGCAACCACTCGGGCCGGTCGATCGTCACAACAGAGCGAGCGCAACAGAAGTACGCGTACGCAACAGAAGCGCGCGACAGACAGAGACGGGCGCTCGGGCGTCCACGGGAGGGGTTCACTCTATGGCGGCGCAATTCGGCAGGAGGCTGCGCAAGGGGGCGGCTACCACCGCCGTGGCCGCGGTCGCGGTCGCGGCCCTGTCCGCCTCCCAGGCTCCGGGCGTGAACGACCACGGCAGACAGACGGCCGCGGACGCCGCACCCTCACCCGACGCGAGTGCCTCCGACGGCAGCGCCACCGGCAACTCGCCGTACTACACGGACCTGCCGCCGCTCAACAGCCCGAGCCCGTCACCGAGCACCGGACCGGGCCCCACCCCCTCCGGCACGACCGAGGCGGGCATCCCCGCGACCGTCCTCGACGCCTACAAGAAGGCCGAGGCCGCGCTGCGCGACTCCAAGCCCGGCTGCAACCTGCCCTGGCAACTCCTCGCCGCCATCGGCCGGGTGGAGTCGGGCCAGGCCCGCGGCGGCCGTGTCACCGCCGACGGCACCACCGTCTCGCCGATCCTCGGACCGCAGCTCGACGGCAACGGCTTCGCCCTCATCAAGGACACCGACAACGGCGCGTACGACGGCAACAGCAGCTACGACCAGGCCGTCGGCCCCATGCAGTTCATCCCCTCCACCTGGGCGTGGGCGGGTCGCGACGGCAACGGCGACGGCAAGAAGGACCCCAACAACGTCTACGACGCCGCCCTCGCCGCAGGCCACTACCTGTGCCGCAACAACTGGGACCTGTCCGACCAGAACGACCTCGACCGCGCGATCCTCAGCTACAACAACTCGCGTGAGTACCTGAACCTGGTCATGCGGTGGCTGGAGTACTACCGCAAGGGCACGCACGAGGTCCCCGACGGCACCGGCACGCTGCCCGACAACCGCAGCGACGAGGCGGCCGGGGCGCGCCCCTCACCCTCCGCGCCGGGCACGCCGGGTACGGGTGGTTCGAAGCCCGAGCCCAGCCCCAGGCCCGACAAGCCCGGCAGGCCCGGGGGCGGCACGACGACCCCGAAGCCGCCCACCACACCGCCCGGATCCCCGAGCGCGCCGCCCTCCACGCCGCCCACGCCCACCGACACGGTGCACCACCTGGAGGACGCCGGGACCGCGAAGCTCACCGCGATGGCGGGCGACGCGTTCACCAAGCGGATCAGCACCCGCGCCGAGACGAAGGCCGGCAAGGCCGTCGCCAAGGTCAGGATCCGCTTCACGATCGTCGGCGACACGGACACCACGTTCACGAACGGCGAGAGCGTGGCCACGGTGTCCACCAACAGCTCCGGAGTGGCCGTCGCACCCGCACTGCAGGCGGGGGAGAAGACGGGTGACGTCACCGTCCGGGCCACCGTCGTGGGCCGCACGATCGCGGGCCTCGACTACACGGCCACCGTCACCGAGCGCGCGGCCGACACCCTCGCCCGCACCGGTGACGCCCCGCTGACCTGCACCCCGGGCGGCGAGTTCGCGAACCAGGTCGAGGTGAAGGCCACGTACAGGGGCGCCGTCGCGGACGGCGTCGCGGCCACCGCCACGCTGATCAAGTCGGCGGACGATCCGACCGCCAACGACAAGGGCCCCTACTTCAAGGACGCCGACGGCAAGCCCGTACGTGTCCTGACGGGCCTGAGGACGGACCCGAAGGGCCTGCTGAAGCTGCCGAAGCTCTACGCGGACGACACCACCGGCACGTTCCTGCTGCGCGTCAACACCGAGGGCGGGGCGACCCTCACCGTCGAACTGACCGTGGCGGCCGCCGGGACGTCGTCGCCGAGCCCTTCGGCCAGTCCGAGCGCGTAGCTCTCAAGCAGCACTCACGGCGCCCCTCTTCAAAGAGGGGCGCCGTTGGTGTCGGAGGAGCGTCGTTGTGTGTGCAACGTGTTCTCATCTCCGCCGCACGTTGCTACGGTGCCGAGAAACCTGACGGTGTATCAGTACAACCGTGGGGAGGCCCCGTATGCGCGCACTCGTCGCCGCCGCGACCGGTCTCGCCGTCGCGTTCGCCGTGGTCCTGACGCTGACCGCTCTCGGCTCCCCCTCGGGCGGGACGTCCCCGAAGCCGCTGCTGACGACGGTGCCCGCACACCCCTGACCGCCCGCCCGGGAGGGAGGCCGAGATGCGCCGCAAGGCCGGCCTGGTCCTGCTCGCCCTCGCCGTGTTCTTCGCGGCCCTGTCCCCGCTGCTGCGCTGGTACGCCTTCCCGCGCCTCGCCAAGGTCCCCGCGAACCATTACCAGGACATGGTCCTGGAGGCGGAGAACGCCACCCTCCTCGACTACGGCACGATGCGGGCCCGCACGGTCCCCAAGGTCACCATCGTGCAGACCCTCAAGGGCAACGTCGAGGCCTCCGAGCGGATCGAGGAGTCGGCGGGCCGTGACGTGGTCGTCTGGGACGGCCTGTCCTACGTCGTCGGCCCCGACGGCGAGATGGTGTCGAAGATCCCCGAGCGCTACATCTTCGACGCCCACACCCAGGAACCCGTCCACGCCACCGGCGAGACGGTCGACGGCGACCCGGTGCGCCGCGAGGGCATCGAGTTCAAATGGCCGTTCCTCACGGAGAAGCGGGACTACGAGTACTTCGACGCCCAGGCCCGCGTCACCGCCCCCATTCACTACGAGGGCACCCAGGACTTCCGCGGCCTTGAGGTCTACTACTTCGAGCAGACCATCCCCTGGACCAAGGTGCGGATCCCGAAGACGCTGCCCGTCGAGGGCCTCACCCCCGAGGCGGTCGCCGAGACCGGCACCACCCGCTGGTACACCACGGTCCGCAAGTTCTGGGTCGAACCCCTCACCGGCGCCCCGGTCTACGGCGAGGAAGTCCACAAGGAGGAACTGCGCGGCGGCGCCCTCCTCGGTGACCGCGACAAGGTGACCGCGTTCGCCGGGCACGTGAAGATGCGCGAGGACTACATCACGCACACGGTCGACCTGGTGAAGTCCCAGCGCCTGCTCATCCTGCTGCTGACGTCCTACCTGCCGTGGGGCTCCCTGACCCTCGGCGTCCTGCTGCTGGCCCTCGCGCTGTACCTGGAGGCCCGCAGCCGCCGCCCGTCCGGCCCGGCCCCCACGGAGGCCGCGGAACCGTCACCGGTCAGCGCCTGAGCCGGGCGGTCGGTCAGCGCCTCAGCCGGGCGCTGGTGTGCCGCGTGGGCTCCGCCTCGGCGGGGTCCTCGGGCCACGGATGCTTCGGATACCGCCCGCGCAGCTCCGCCCGCACCCCCTTGTAGCCGTCCCTCCAGAACGAGGCGAGGTCGGCGGTGACGGCGGCCGGACGCCCGGCCGGGGACAGCAGGTGCACGAGCAGCGGCACCCCCGCGACCCGCGGCGACTCCTGGAGCCCGAACATCTCCTGCAACTTCACCGCCAGCACGGGCTGCTCGGGACGGGAGTAGTCGATGCGGATCCTCGACCCGCTCGGCACGGTGATCCGCTCCGGGGCGAGCTCGTCGAGCCGTCCGGCCTCCCCGGAGGCCCAGGGCAGCAGCCGCGAAAGCGCCTCCCCGGCGTCGACCCGGGCCAGCTCGGACCGCCGCCGGGCCCGGCTCAGCTCCGGCTCCAGCCACTCCTCCACGCGCGCGTGCAGCGCGTCGTCGGAGACGTCGGGCCACGGTTCACCGAGGTGCAGCCGCAAAAACGCGAGCCGCTGCCGCAGGACAAAGGCATCCGGAGACCACCGCAGCACCCCGAACCCCTCCTGCCGCAGCCCCTCGAGCAGCGCATCGCGCACGAGCCCGGGAACGGCGTCCTTCAGCGGCCGCACCGCCAACTCCACGGCCCCCAGCCGCTCCACCCGCCGCGCCACGACGTCCCCGCCCTCCCAGCGCACCTCGTCCCGCTCGTCCAGCAACGCGCCGGCCGCGAGCCGGGCCGTCTCCTCGTCGACGACGGCCCCGAGCTGCACGCGCGCGTGCCCCTTGCCGACGGGCCGGTCGGCCATGGCGACGGCGATCCAGGGGGAACCACGCAACGTGCTCCCGTCTCGGGCCTCGGCACGGGTTCCGGACGCCATGAGGTACGACCCACCGTCGACCTTGGCGACACGCTCGGGAAAGGCGAGCGCGGCGACGAGCCCGACCTGGTGTTCCTCCGAGGAGTGCGCCCACGCGTCGACCGGTG from Streptomyces chartreusis NRRL 3882 harbors:
- a CDS encoding PaaI family thioesterase; protein product: MGEQQHVKFPQEVIDEYAALGVDLLALFSAGHLGTRMGVQIVEASADRVVGTMPVEGNTQPYGLLHGGASAVLAETLGSVGSMLHGGSSKIAVGVDLNCTHHRGVRSGLVTGVATPVHRGRSTATYEIVITDESDKRVCTARLTCLLRDVNPRDEQLIRAPS
- a CDS encoding FdhF/YdeP family oxidoreductase, which gives rise to MATKPPKSDPVQDAPQVAGPKHAAAGLPAIGHTLRVAQQQMGVKRTALTLLSVNQKDGFDCPGCAWPEPEHRHKAEFCENGAKAVAEEATLRRVTPEFFAAHPVADLAGRSGYWLGQQGRLTHPVHLPEGGTHYEPVTWERAFDIIAEEIAALGSPDEAVFYTSGRTSNEAAFLYQLFARELGTNNLPDCSNMCHESSGSALSETIGIGKGSVLLEDLYKADLIIVAGQNPGTNHPRMLSALERAKDNGARIISVNPLPEAGLERFKNPQTPQGMLKGAALTDLFLQIRIGGDQALFRLLNKLIVETEGAVDEAFVREHTHGYEEFAAAARAADWDETLAATGLTREDIEKALRMVLASERTIVCWAMGLTQHKHSVPTIKEVVNFLLLRGNIGRPGAGVCPVRGHSNVQGDRTMGIFERPAPAFLDALEKEFGFAPPREHGFDVVRAIRALRDGEAKVFFAMGGNFVSASPDTEVTEAAMRRARLTVHVSTKLNRSHAVTGARALILPTLGRTERDLQGSGEQFVTVEDSMGMVHASRGRLEPASRHLLSETAIVCRLARRVLGENSATPWEEFEKDYATIRDRIARVIPGFEDFNARVARPGGFTLPHAPRDERRFPTATGKANFTAAPVEYPELPEGRLLLQTLRSHDQYNTTVYGLDDRYRGIKNGRRVVLVNPEDARALKLADGEYVDLVGEWKDGVERRAPGFRVVHYPTARGCAAAYYPETNVLVPLDATADTSNTPASKSVVVRLEQSATD
- the polA gene encoding DNA polymerase I; the encoded protein is MAETASKTTDQTSGGSRPRLMLMDGHSLAYRAFFALPAENFTTATGQPTNAIYGFASMLANTLRDEAPTHFAVAFDVSRKTWRSQEFTEYKANRSKTPDEFKGQVELICELLDAMGAARFAVDGFEADDVIATLATQAEAEGFEVLIVTGDRDSFQLVSEHTTVLYPTKGVSELTRFTPEKVFEKYGLTPAQYPDFAALRGDPSDNLPGIPGVGEKTAAKWINQFGSFAELVERVDEVKGKAGQNLRDHLEAVKLNRRLTELERRVELPKGVAELERTAYDRKAVAMVLDTLEIRNPSLRERLFAVDPGAEEAETTPISTDGVQLDGTVLGTGELAGWLTEHGTQPLGVATVDAWALGTGSVAEVALAAPGGAAAWFDPSQLDEADETAFAAWLADAGRPKIFHNAKGAMRVFAEHGWSVEGVRMDTALAAYLVKPGRRSFDLDALSLEYLHRELAPAAAADGQLAFGADDGAEAEALMIQARAVLDLGEAFESRLEDVGAADLLRDMELPTSALLARMERHGIAADRPHLEAMEQMFAGAVQQAVKEAHAAAGHEFNLGSPKQLQEVLFGELALPRTKRTKTGYTTDADALAWLATQTDNELPVIMLRHREQAKLRVTVEGLIKTIAADGRIHTTFNQTVAATGRLSSTDPNLQNIPVRTDEGRAIRRGFVVGEGFESLMTADYSQIELRVMAHLSEDEGLIEAFTSGEDLHTTAASQVFAVEPDAVDAEMRRKIKAMSYGLAYGLSAFGLSQQLNIEAAEARALMDAYFERFGGVRDYLRRAVDEARATGYTATLFGRRRYLPDLNSDNRQRREAAERMALNAPIQGTAADIVKIAMLKVDSALKDAGLASRMLLQVHDEIVLEIAPGERAAAEELVRREMANAVHLRVPLGVSVGAGPDWESAAH
- a CDS encoding DUF4184 family protein, with translation MPFTLSHAAAVLPAVRADGTGRGPLVPAVLVAGSFAPDMTYYAASAVSGAMEFGDVTHSFPGVFTVDVLIAWALVGLWLVVREPLVALLPRARQGRVSTLVRCGAPRARVRPSLVLRWYVSAVLGALTHVVWDAFTHLDRWGMRLFPVLGREVAGSPLYWYLQYGGSAVAAVVIAVFVAQAVRRAPEREPVGVPALSVRDRWLAGAVIGGLALVGAVQRASRWWAYWGSSAKPWEIIPTVCFGAGAGLVPALLLYAVGVRAWRPAPGPAPGGPGRVDDAEPSRSAAH
- a CDS encoding lytic transglycosylase domain-containing protein, which codes for MAAQFGRRLRKGAATTAVAAVAVAALSASQAPGVNDHGRQTAADAAPSPDASASDGSATGNSPYYTDLPPLNSPSPSPSTGPGPTPSGTTEAGIPATVLDAYKKAEAALRDSKPGCNLPWQLLAAIGRVESGQARGGRVTADGTTVSPILGPQLDGNGFALIKDTDNGAYDGNSSYDQAVGPMQFIPSTWAWAGRDGNGDGKKDPNNVYDAALAAGHYLCRNNWDLSDQNDLDRAILSYNNSREYLNLVMRWLEYYRKGTHEVPDGTGTLPDNRSDEAAGARPSPSAPGTPGTGGSKPEPSPRPDKPGRPGGGTTTPKPPTTPPGSPSAPPSTPPTPTDTVHHLEDAGTAKLTAMAGDAFTKRISTRAETKAGKAVAKVRIRFTIVGDTDTTFTNGESVATVSTNSSGVAVAPALQAGEKTGDVTVRATVVGRTIAGLDYTATVTERAADTLARTGDAPLTCTPGGEFANQVEVKATYRGAVADGVAATATLIKSADDPTANDKGPYFKDADGKPVRVLTGLRTDPKGLLKLPKLYADDTTGTFLLRVNTEGGATLTVELTVAAAGTSSPSPSASPSA
- a CDS encoding SPW_0924 family protein, yielding MRALVAAATGLAVAFAVVLTLTALGSPSGGTSPKPLLTTVPAHP
- a CDS encoding DUF3068 domain-containing protein — encoded protein: MRRKAGLVLLALAVFFAALSPLLRWYAFPRLAKVPANHYQDMVLEAENATLLDYGTMRARTVPKVTIVQTLKGNVEASERIEESAGRDVVVWDGLSYVVGPDGEMVSKIPERYIFDAHTQEPVHATGETVDGDPVRREGIEFKWPFLTEKRDYEYFDAQARVTAPIHYEGTQDFRGLEVYYFEQTIPWTKVRIPKTLPVEGLTPEAVAETGTTRWYTTVRKFWVEPLTGAPVYGEEVHKEELRGGALLGDRDKVTAFAGHVKMREDYITHTVDLVKSQRLLILLLTSYLPWGSLTLGVLLLALALYLEARSRRPSGPAPTEAAEPSPVSA